A region from the Natronoarchaeum mannanilyticum genome encodes:
- a CDS encoding ATP-dependent DNA helicase: MPGSWRDVFGHEDPYDEQVDGIETAIDAARDGGFLALEGACGTGKTMLALAAGLHLVRDPDSDFERVLALTSVKQQLRQFEADVERINDELPDDWRPFSALTLVGKADVCPYSREEAAGIDDTNVYDRCEELRDTTRALTGDGPASAGALVDDARSQQIGLADSGKEGGADYLETAGEPSPYPTGMPTRDDAEYCPFYARYLDDKPDDGDGDPAEAVPFDFTDAGLIDPEELVRRSVGAGTCPHSMMGAILPHAELVLGNYYHAFDPTTTGSFTGALLDESTFVICDEAHMLEPRVRDLVSDTVADRSLRDAEAELTRVLQALQFDGKEGTSSADADLVRAELQEAEVARDELETLRSFIRDLREELDRQVTAHLEREHRGWKSDLNSLPDEEIPLRDPEVPAVDEITEWAERTGYDDRVWSRAETVGAVVKRILDEADDDAKQRAAPGVGRVLGRWYRADHEGHFREIELDRTWDDAEPPDSWRRAYNARLAIHNCVPGDVIGERLAEFGGGVLMSATLEPLDVFAEVTGLDHLEHEEDRPVVTRTYGLTFPAENRESFAVDAPKFTYDNRGGPHEDNPTRQAYADAIRDVARSPGNVLVGMPSYREAEWAAERLRDAVDKPVLIDESSGDDATEELKSDFFAGEGKVLVTSLRGTLTEGVDYRGDRLSAAVICGVPIVDTTSPRTRAIRTAYDEAFGDGFEYALTVPAVRKARQAIGRVIRGPEEVGVRVFVDARYARDSWDSVREYIPGEEFQPVSTDMLSLGLERFWDRH, from the coding sequence ATGCCCGGCTCCTGGCGAGACGTGTTCGGTCACGAGGATCCCTACGACGAGCAGGTCGACGGGATCGAGACCGCGATCGACGCCGCGCGCGACGGCGGGTTCCTGGCGCTGGAGGGCGCCTGCGGCACCGGCAAGACGATGCTGGCGCTCGCGGCGGGGCTTCACCTCGTACGCGACCCGGACAGCGACTTCGAGCGCGTGCTGGCGCTGACCAGCGTCAAGCAACAGCTCCGGCAGTTCGAGGCCGACGTCGAGCGGATCAACGACGAACTCCCCGACGACTGGCGCCCGTTCTCGGCGCTGACGCTGGTCGGGAAAGCCGACGTCTGTCCCTACAGCCGCGAGGAGGCGGCGGGGATCGACGACACCAACGTCTACGACCGCTGCGAGGAGCTGCGCGACACCACCCGCGCGCTGACCGGCGACGGCCCCGCCAGCGCGGGCGCGCTCGTCGACGACGCCCGGAGCCAGCAGATCGGGCTGGCCGACTCGGGGAAAGAGGGCGGGGCGGATTACCTCGAAACGGCCGGCGAACCGTCCCCCTATCCCACCGGGATGCCGACGCGCGACGACGCCGAGTACTGCCCGTTCTACGCCCGCTATCTCGACGACAAGCCCGACGACGGCGACGGCGATCCCGCCGAGGCCGTCCCCTTCGATTTCACCGACGCCGGGCTGATCGACCCCGAGGAGCTGGTTCGTCGCTCCGTTGGGGCCGGAACCTGCCCGCATTCGATGATGGGCGCGATTTTGCCCCACGCCGAGCTCGTGCTGGGCAACTACTACCACGCGTTCGACCCCACGACGACGGGCTCCTTTACCGGCGCCCTGCTCGACGAGTCGACGTTCGTGATCTGCGACGAGGCCCACATGCTCGAACCCCGCGTACGCGACCTGGTGAGCGACACCGTCGCAGACCGGTCGCTGCGGGACGCCGAAGCCGAGCTTACCAGAGTGCTGCAGGCCCTGCAGTTCGACGGCAAGGAAGGAACGAGCAGCGCCGACGCCGACCTCGTACGGGCGGAACTGCAGGAAGCGGAGGTCGCCCGGGACGAACTGGAGACGCTGCGCTCCTTTATCAGGGATCTCCGCGAGGAGCTCGACCGGCAGGTCACCGCCCACCTCGAACGCGAGCACCGCGGCTGGAAGAGCGACCTCAACAGCCTGCCCGACGAGGAGATCCCGCTGCGCGATCCGGAGGTGCCCGCGGTCGACGAGATCACCGAGTGGGCAGAGCGGACCGGCTACGACGACCGCGTGTGGAGCCGCGCCGAGACGGTCGGCGCGGTCGTCAAGCGCATCCTCGACGAGGCCGACGACGACGCCAAGCAGCGGGCCGCTCCCGGCGTCGGGCGCGTGCTCGGCCGCTGGTACCGCGCCGACCACGAGGGCCACTTCCGCGAGATCGAACTCGATCGCACCTGGGACGACGCCGAGCCCCCCGACAGCTGGCGCCGGGCGTACAACGCGCGGCTGGCGATCCACAACTGCGTGCCCGGCGACGTCATCGGCGAGCGCCTCGCGGAGTTCGGCGGCGGCGTCCTGATGAGCGCGACGCTCGAACCGCTTGACGTCTTCGCGGAGGTCACCGGACTGGATCACCTCGAACACGAGGAGGATCGCCCGGTCGTCACCCGGACCTACGGCCTGACCTTCCCCGCCGAAAATCGCGAGAGCTTCGCGGTCGACGCTCCGAAGTTCACCTACGACAACCGGGGCGGCCCCCACGAAGATAATCCGACGCGCCAGGCGTACGCCGACGCGATCCGCGACGTCGCCCGGAGTCCGGGCAACGTGCTCGTCGGAATGCCGAGCTACCGCGAGGCCGAGTGGGCCGCCGAGCGGCTGCGCGACGCCGTCGACAAGCCCGTGCTGATCGACGAGTCCAGCGGGGACGACGCCACCGAGGAGCTGAAGAGCGACTTCTTCGCCGGCGAGGGGAAGGTGCTGGTGACGAGTCTCCGCGGCACGCTCACCGAGGGCGTCGACTACCGCGGCGACCGGCTCTCGGCGGCGGTGATCTGCGGCGTCCCGATCGTCGACACCACGTCCCCGCGAACGCGGGCGATCCGGACGGCCTACGACGAGGCGTTCGGCGACGGCTTCGAGTACGCGCTGACGGTGCCCGCCGTCCGCAAGGCCCGCCAGGCGATCGGGCGCGTGATCCGCGGCCCCGAGGAGGTCGGCGTCCGGGTGTTCGTCGACGCCCGGTACGCCCGGGACTCCTGGGACAGCGTCCGCGAGTACATCCCCGGCGAGGAGTTCCAGCCCGTGAGCACGGATATGCTCTCGCTCGGACTGGAGCGGTTCTGGGATCGACACTGA
- a CDS encoding ABC transporter ATP-binding protein, producing the protein MSELELRGVTKRYGGATALDGVDLRIEDGEFFTLVGPSGCGKTTTLRTIGGFEEPDAGEVLIGGESVVGVRPEDRDVGIVFQNYALFPHMSVAENVAYGLRFRDPPGGESRDERVADLLSLVDLEGFEDRDPDELSGGQRQRVALARALAPGPDLLLLDEPMSALDARLRKRLRRQIQEIQSELGVTTVYVTHDQSEALAISDRLAVMNRGRVEQVGTPRDVYRRPATRFVADFLGDNNVFEGAVSPAGDDRSTLDVDGFDLLIPRVDAERATVCVRPEDVRRLDGDSGDGAGRSSAATNRLTADVVTTEFLGGAVRVGLRWRGRELVARFADAPDAETVTVTFDPADVRVVATDGERRVEGTP; encoded by the coding sequence ATGAGCGAGCTGGAACTGCGCGGCGTGACGAAGCGCTACGGCGGCGCGACGGCGCTCGACGGCGTCGACCTCCGGATCGAGGACGGCGAGTTCTTCACGCTCGTCGGCCCCTCGGGCTGCGGCAAGACGACGACGCTCCGGACGATCGGCGGCTTCGAGGAGCCCGACGCGGGCGAGGTGCTGATCGGCGGCGAGTCGGTCGTCGGCGTCCGGCCCGAGGATCGCGACGTCGGCATCGTCTTCCAGAACTACGCGCTGTTCCCCCACATGAGCGTCGCCGAGAACGTCGCCTACGGGCTGCGATTTCGGGACCCGCCGGGCGGCGAGTCCCGCGACGAGCGCGTGGCCGACCTGCTCTCGCTGGTCGATCTGGAGGGGTTCGAGGACCGCGATCCCGACGAGCTCTCGGGCGGCCAGCGACAGCGCGTCGCGCTGGCCCGCGCGCTGGCGCCCGGCCCCGACCTGCTGCTGCTCGACGAGCCGATGAGCGCGCTCGACGCCCGGCTGCGCAAGCGCCTGCGCCGCCAGATCCAGGAGATCCAGTCGGAGCTGGGCGTCACGACCGTCTACGTCACGCACGACCAGTCCGAGGCGCTGGCGATCAGCGACCGGCTGGCGGTGATGAACCGCGGGCGCGTCGAGCAGGTCGGGACGCCGCGCGACGTGTATCGGCGCCCGGCGACGCGGTTCGTCGCGGACTTTCTCGGCGACAACAACGTGTTCGAGGGCGCGGTGAGCCCGGCGGGCGACGACCGATCGACGCTGGACGTCGACGGGTTCGACCTGCTGATCCCCCGCGTCGACGCCGAGCGCGCGACGGTCTGCGTCCGCCCGGAGGACGTTCGACGACTCGACGGCGACAGCGGTGACGGAGCGGGCCGCAGCAGTGCTGCGACGAACAGGTTGACCGCGGACGTCGTCACGACGGAGTTTCTCGGCGGTGCCGTCCGCGTCGGACTGCGGTGGCGCGGCCGGGAGCTGGTCGCGCGCTTCGCGGACGCGCCGGACGCCGAGACGGTGACCGTGACGTTCGATCCGGCCGACGTCCGCGTCGTCGCGACCGACGGAGAGCGTCGCGTCGAGGGGACGCCGTAG
- a CDS encoding iron ABC transporter permease, with the protein MASGGDDAEASAGTQDALSAAVRRTRQWLERRTLGLATGVAVAVLAVVFVLPAAVVFVEAILVDGALSAAPIRGVLTDPFYVGALANVFADPLAVGEHLRGLVGWARAGFPVPTFGLIGFTAYQALLSTVASVALGLPGAYVLARFEFPGRDLLRSLTILPFVLPGIMVAVGFFAMFSAGGPFNRLLGLVGFGPVDILFSLEVIVLAHAFYNAPLVARLATAAWESVDARTVETARSLGASRRRAFLDVIVPQLAPAVLAGAILTFVFTFRTFPIVLALGGLELATVEVWIYSRIRQLDLAGAAALAVVETAIAVAVLAIYLRFEARRYGSGRTPTPSERTPLVPSLRALAKPSRLAIFAYGLVVAVVFVGPIASMIVESLTGPNGLTLRYYAFLINRQAEGAAFQVKPWPAVRNSLLFAGATLAIAVPTGVVVAVRRVRGGRGGLVLDALATAPLAVSGIVLGVGLLRGLVFGVPLPGGFRLQVTGVAAIVAAHAAAAYPFVVRNAAPAVGGVDRSLVESARSLGASRARALLDVELPLAISGVVAGAAFAAAISIGEFNSTVILAEGGDAYTMPVAVERYLGDRTLGPATAMGTVLLAVTSASFVVIERVGGRY; encoded by the coding sequence ATGGCGAGCGGAGGGGACGACGCCGAAGCGAGTGCGGGGACGCAGGACGCGCTGTCGGCTGCAGTTCGACGAACGCGACAGTGGCTGGAACGGCGCACGCTCGGACTGGCCACCGGCGTCGCGGTCGCCGTGCTGGCGGTCGTGTTCGTCCTCCCCGCCGCGGTCGTGTTCGTCGAGGCGATTCTCGTCGACGGCGCCCTCTCCGCGGCGCCGATCCGCGGCGTCCTAACCGACCCGTTCTACGTGGGCGCCCTCGCGAACGTGTTCGCCGATCCGCTCGCAGTCGGCGAGCACCTCCGCGGGCTCGTCGGCTGGGCGCGCGCCGGCTTCCCCGTCCCGACGTTCGGACTGATCGGCTTCACGGCTTACCAGGCGCTGCTCTCGACGGTCGCCAGCGTCGCGCTCGGACTCCCCGGCGCGTACGTGCTCGCGCGCTTCGAGTTTCCCGGCCGCGACCTGCTGCGCTCGCTGACGATTCTCCCCTTCGTGCTGCCGGGGATCATGGTCGCGGTCGGCTTCTTCGCGATGTTCAGCGCCGGCGGGCCGTTCAACCGGCTGCTCGGGCTCGTCGGATTCGGCCCGGTCGACATCCTGTTCTCGCTGGAGGTGATCGTTCTCGCCCACGCGTTCTACAACGCGCCGCTGGTCGCCCGGTTGGCGACGGCGGCCTGGGAGAGCGTCGACGCCCGCACCGTCGAGACCGCCCGGAGCCTCGGCGCGAGCCGACGCCGCGCCTTCCTTGACGTGATCGTCCCCCAACTCGCGCCCGCGGTGCTGGCCGGGGCGATCCTGACGTTCGTGTTCACGTTCCGGACGTTCCCGATCGTGCTCGCGCTCGGCGGGCTGGAGCTGGCGACCGTCGAGGTGTGGATCTACAGCCGGATCCGCCAGCTCGATCTCGCGGGCGCCGCGGCGCTGGCCGTCGTCGAGACGGCGATCGCAGTCGCCGTGCTGGCGATCTACCTGCGCTTCGAGGCGCGGCGCTACGGCTCGGGCAGGACGCCGACGCCGAGCGAGCGGACGCCGCTGGTTCCGTCGCTGCGCGCGCTCGCCAAGCCCAGTCGGCTCGCGATCTTCGCCTACGGGCTGGTCGTCGCGGTCGTGTTCGTCGGGCCGATCGCCAGCATGATCGTCGAGAGCCTCACCGGGCCGAACGGGTTGACGCTGCGCTACTACGCGTTCCTGATAAATCGGCAGGCAGAGGGCGCCGCGTTCCAGGTGAAACCCTGGCCCGCGGTGCGCAACTCGCTGCTGTTTGCGGGGGCGACGCTCGCGATCGCCGTGCCGACCGGCGTCGTCGTCGCGGTGCGTCGCGTCCGCGGCGGGCGCGGCGGCCTCGTGCTCGACGCGCTGGCGACGGCGCCGCTGGCGGTCAGCGGCATCGTGCTGGGCGTCGGCCTGCTCCGCGGGCTCGTCTTCGGCGTCCCGCTGCCCGGCGGGTTCCGGCTGCAGGTCACCGGCGTCGCCGCGATCGTCGCCGCCCACGCCGCCGCGGCGTACCCGTTCGTCGTGCGCAACGCCGCGCCGGCAGTCGGCGGCGTCGACCGGTCGCTCGTCGAGTCCGCCCGCTCGCTGGGCGCCTCGCGGGCGCGGGCGCTGCTCGACGTCGAACTTCCGCTCGCGATCAGCGGCGTCGTCGCGGGCGCCGCCTTCGCCGCGGCGATCAGCATCGGCGAGTTCAACTCGACGGTGATCCTCGCGGAGGGCGGCGACGCCTACACGATGCCGGTCGCCGTCGAGCGCTACCTCGGCGACCGGACGCTCGGCCCGGCGACCGCGATGGGCACGGTGTTGCTCGCGGTGACCAGCGCCAGTTTCGTGGTGATCGAGCGCGTCGGAGGGAGATACTGA
- a CDS encoding thiamine ABC transporter substrate-binding protein produces the protein MKRRQYLATVGGAAGIGLSGCIASPGSSGDDGTLTVATYDSFLESQGELDAPGAWIKEQFESEHDDVEIEWTNPDSGLNHYVQRAGEGVEFDADVYLGVNVDDLIRADEQLDDSLFQDLDRGTIGNADSVKSELEFDPEERLLPYDTGYISLVYDEGEVSGPETFDQLLEPAYEGTLLAQNAQQSDPGQAFLLWTIDRYGEDGYLDYWRDLQDNGVRILGSWWDSYSAYSEGERPMVVSYSTDQVYANRDGLDMSRHQLGFLEDQGYANPEGMGIFADSDNSELAHDFFDFVLSPEAQGQIATLNVQFPATTDADLNEEFDQYAHEPPETVFYGYDELRGNLDGWVEDWAREIAG, from the coding sequence ATGAAACGACGCCAGTATCTCGCGACGGTCGGCGGCGCGGCGGGGATCGGGCTGTCGGGCTGTATCGCCAGTCCCGGCAGTTCCGGTGACGACGGAACGCTCACGGTCGCCACCTACGACTCGTTCCTCGAGTCGCAGGGCGAGCTCGACGCGCCCGGCGCGTGGATCAAAGAGCAGTTCGAGAGCGAGCACGACGACGTGGAGATCGAGTGGACGAACCCCGACAGCGGGCTGAACCACTACGTTCAGCGTGCCGGCGAGGGCGTCGAGTTCGACGCCGACGTCTACCTCGGCGTCAACGTCGACGACCTCATCCGCGCGGACGAGCAGCTGGACGACTCGCTGTTTCAGGATCTCGACCGGGGCACCATTGGAAACGCCGACAGCGTCAAATCGGAACTGGAGTTCGATCCCGAAGAGCGCCTGCTGCCCTACGACACCGGCTACATCAGCCTCGTGTACGACGAGGGGGAGGTCTCGGGCCCCGAGACGTTCGACCAGCTGCTCGAACCGGCCTACGAGGGGACGCTGCTCGCCCAGAACGCCCAGCAGAGCGACCCCGGGCAGGCGTTCCTGCTGTGGACGATCGACCGGTACGGCGAGGACGGCTACCTCGACTACTGGCGGGACCTGCAGGACAACGGCGTCCGGATTCTCGGCTCGTGGTGGGACTCCTACAGCGCCTACAGCGAGGGCGAGCGGCCGATGGTCGTCTCCTACTCGACCGACCAGGTGTACGCGAATCGGGACGGACTGGACATGTCGCGCCATCAGCTCGGCTTCCTCGAAGACCAGGGGTACGCCAACCCCGAGGGGATGGGAATCTTCGCCGACTCCGACAACTCGGAGCTGGCCCACGACTTTTTCGACTTCGTGCTCTCGCCGGAAGCGCAGGGCCAGATCGCGACGCTGAACGTCCAGTTCCCCGCGACCACCGACGCCGACCTGAACGAGGAGTTCGACCAGTACGCCCACGAACCGCCGGAAACCGTCTTCTACGGCTACGATGAGCTGCGGGGGAACCTCGACGGCTGGGTCGAGGACTGGGCGCGAGAGATCGCGGGATAG
- a CDS encoding sulfurtransferase — protein MIELVSPAWLDANADEVRIVDVRDAWEYDGIGHVPGAANVPFDSFRSAADDDAGMLPGAERFAELLSEAGVTPEDPIVAYDDTHGVFAARFLVTALCYGHDELYLLDGDYSAWNREYETTDDAPDIEPTDYVVSEPEATPLVDMATVEAAMDDPDAVIVDTRRAEEFAEGHIPGAVRLDWKELVDDETRGLKPEEEIRAILEERGITTDRRIVLYCNTARRISHTYAVLSHLGYETVEFYEGSFTEWTDAGGPIETGGADAE, from the coding sequence ATGATCGAACTCGTGTCGCCGGCGTGGCTCGACGCCAACGCCGACGAGGTGCGGATCGTCGACGTGCGCGACGCCTGGGAGTACGACGGGATCGGCCACGTGCCGGGCGCCGCGAACGTCCCCTTCGACTCGTTCCGAAGCGCCGCCGACGACGACGCCGGAATGTTGCCCGGCGCCGAGCGGTTCGCCGAGCTGCTGAGCGAGGCCGGCGTCACCCCGGAGGACCCGATCGTCGCCTACGACGACACCCACGGCGTGTTCGCCGCGCGCTTTCTCGTCACGGCGCTGTGTTACGGCCACGACGAGCTGTACCTGCTCGACGGCGACTACAGCGCCTGGAACCGCGAGTACGAGACCACCGACGACGCGCCCGATATCGAGCCGACCGACTACGTCGTCAGCGAGCCCGAGGCGACGCCGCTGGTCGACATGGCGACCGTCGAGGCCGCGATGGACGACCCCGACGCCGTCATCGTCGACACGCGCCGCGCCGAGGAGTTCGCCGAGGGCCACATCCCCGGCGCCGTTCGGCTGGACTGGAAGGAGCTCGTCGACGACGAGACGCGGGGGCTCAAGCCCGAAGAGGAGATCCGCGCGATCCTCGAGGAGCGCGGCATCACGACCGATCGGCGAATCGTGCTGTACTGCAACACCGCCCGGCGGATCAGCCACACCTACGCCGTGCTCTCGCATCTGGGCTACGAAACGGTCGAGTTCTACGAGGGGAGTTTTACTGAATGGACCGACGCCGGCGGGCCGATCGAGACCGGCGGGGCCGACGCCGAGTGA
- a CDS encoding sulfurtransferase gives MTDYAKDVLVSADWVEGHLDEFQSDDPEYRLVEVDVDTEAYDEAHAPGAIGFNWETQLQDQTTRDILDKEEFEDLLGSHGISEDSTVVLYGDNSNWFAAYTYWQFKYYGHDDVKLLDGGREYWLENDYPTTDEEPDFSAVDYEASGPRESIRAYRDDVENAIDKGLPLVDVRSPEEYSGEVLAPPGLQETAQRGGHIPGAENISWAAVTNDDGTFKTPEELEEIYGEYDIDGDQTTVAYCRIGERSSVAWFALHELLGYEDAVNYDGSWTEWGNLVGVPIEKGE, from the coding sequence ATGACTGACTACGCAAAGGACGTGCTCGTCTCGGCCGACTGGGTCGAGGGGCACCTCGACGAGTTCCAGAGCGACGATCCGGAGTATCGACTGGTAGAGGTCGACGTGGACACGGAGGCGTACGACGAGGCACACGCCCCCGGCGCCATCGGCTTCAACTGGGAGACACAGCTCCAGGACCAGACCACGCGCGACATCCTCGACAAAGAGGAGTTCGAGGACCTGCTCGGTAGCCACGGCATCTCCGAGGACTCGACGGTCGTCCTGTACGGCGACAACTCCAACTGGTTCGCCGCCTACACCTACTGGCAGTTCAAGTACTACGGCCACGACGACGTGAAGCTGCTCGACGGCGGCCGCGAGTACTGGCTCGAGAACGACTACCCGACCACCGACGAGGAGCCCGACTTCTCCGCGGTCGACTACGAGGCCTCCGGCCCGCGCGAGTCCATCCGCGCGTACCGCGACGACGTCGAGAACGCGATCGACAAGGGCCTGCCGCTCGTCGACGTTCGCTCGCCCGAGGAGTACTCCGGCGAGGTTCTCGCGCCCCCAGGACTGCAGGAGACCGCCCAGCGCGGCGGCCACATCCCCGGCGCCGAGAACATCTCGTGGGCCGCGGTGACCAACGACGACGGGACGTTCAAGACGCCCGAGGAGCTCGAGGAGATCTACGGCGAGTACGACATCGACGGCGACCAGACGACCGTCGCCTACTGCCGCATCGGCGAGCGCTCCTCGGTCGCCTGGTTCGCGCTCCACGAGCTGCTCGGCTACGAGGACGCCGTCAACTACGACGGCTCCTGGACCGAGTGGGGCAACCTCGTGGGCGTGCCGATCGAGAAGGGCGAATAA
- a CDS encoding VanZ family protein encodes MQREVPVPLLPSRWRWALVGVVAAVIFYASVLVVPPQTPDPGPIGVDKIQHAAGYFVLGVTIAYALVDRGVERRTGLLAVLLLPVLYGAGIEVAQSFTAVRTFDVADMLANAVGGMLACSWFRIAPRLSFVPPERWLSIVRSSE; translated from the coding sequence ATGCAACGAGAGGTTCCAGTTCCGCTGTTGCCGAGCCGATGGCGCTGGGCGCTCGTCGGCGTCGTCGCCGCGGTGATCTTCTACGCGTCGGTGCTCGTGGTCCCGCCCCAGACGCCCGATCCGGGTCCGATCGGCGTCGACAAGATCCAGCACGCGGCCGGGTACTTCGTCCTCGGCGTCACGATCGCGTACGCGCTGGTCGATCGCGGCGTCGAGCGCCGCACGGGACTCCTCGCGGTGCTGTTGCTCCCCGTCCTGTACGGCGCCGGGATCGAGGTCGCCCAGTCGTTCACGGCCGTCCGGACGTTCGACGTCGCGGATATGCTCGCAAACGCGGTCGGCGGGATGCTGGCCTGTAGCTGGTTCCGGATTGCGCCGCGGCTGTCGTTCGTCCCGCCGGAGCGGTGGTTGTCGATCGTCCGGTCCTCGGAGTGA
- a CDS encoding L-rhamnose mutarotase, with the protein MERIAFHLRIEEGKREAYRSEHEDVSTALEEAYLGSDAGLETYSVFEKDGHVFGYMEVEDPEVIREVMEESEAQADWDEVMEPILVDEDDPWMDEVYRMC; encoded by the coding sequence ATGGAGCGAATCGCATTCCACCTCCGCATCGAGGAGGGAAAGCGAGAGGCGTACCGATCAGAACACGAAGACGTCTCGACCGCGTTAGAGGAGGCGTATCTCGGCTCCGACGCGGGGCTGGAAACCTACAGCGTCTTCGAGAAGGACGGACACGTGTTCGGCTACATGGAAGTCGAGGACCCCGAGGTCATCAGGGAGGTCATGGAGGAGAGCGAGGCGCAGGCCGACTGGGACGAGGTGATGGAGCCGATTCTCGTGGACGAGGACGACCCCTGGATGGACGAAGTGTACCGGATGTGCTGA